CCGGTCGGTGGTCGGCCGCACGCAGGTACCGCGCGGGGCGCGAAGCGTCCGCCCCCCCCACTTCCCCGCGACGACGCGCACCTTCGTTGCTGCCCGGAAACCTTACGGCTGCGCGGCGAGGGCACCGGCGACGATCTCCGCCGTGCCTTCGGCCCGGAACGCCTGGAAGAGACGCTTCGCCTCGTCGTACGCCGACTTCTCGATCATCGAAGCGAACGGTTCGGGGACCGCATCGATCTCGGCCTTGAACGGCTTCGTGGCGAACTTTATATCCTTGGCGGCCGCCCTGGCCCAGTCGCGCATCCTCCCCATCAGCTCCGGCGGGAGCCCTGCGTGGGCGACGTTCTGCCACTGGGTGCCGACGTTCCCCTTGCGAATCCCGTATTCGGCGAACTTCCCGATGAGGTGGAGCGGCGTCCCTGTGATGCCGTGCTGGGCGATCGACACGCCGAAGCGGTCGTGTACGGCCCGGTAGATCTCGCCGGTGCGCTCGAGGTCGATGGAGATCTTCTCCCCCTCCAGGTAGTTGCCGTGCTTGGAGCCGTTGTTGATCGCCAGCAGGTCCGGATGGACCCCCGCCGCCGTCAGACGTTCCATGAGATCCACGGCCTCCTCGACGGTCGACAGGTGCGCCTCGGTCCCCGCCGACTTGATCTCCCCCACCTCCACCTCCAGGCCCAGCCCACGCTCCACGATGGGACGCGCGAGGCTCGCGGTGATCCGGGCGTTGTCGGGGATCTCGTTGAACGACGCGTCGATGGCGAAGCTCGTGTACCCGGCGGCCAGCTCCGCGGCGATCAGCGCGCGGGCTCCCTCGACTTCGGCCTCCGAGGCGTTCTTCACGGTGATGTGGTCGCCGTGGATGACGAACGGGGTGTCGAACTCCGCCTTCTTCGCCGCCGCGACGATCGTGCGGAAGAAGATTTCCGGGGTCATCCCCGTGTAGCCGCCCTTCAGATCCCCTTCCGACTTGGCCAACTCGAACGCGACCACGGCGTCGA
This portion of the bacterium genome encodes:
- a CDS encoding class II fructose-bisphosphate aldolase; the encoded protein is MDYKSIRRFVPENAAREIPPGNPACPVNGRDVYRALSSHETIVMACNIRIPLVIPGIMRAAKELDAVVAFELAKSEGDLKGGYTGMTPEIFFRTIVAAAKKAEFDTPFVIHGDHITVKNASEAEVEGARALIAAELAAGYTSFAIDASFNEIPDNARITASLARPIVERGLGLEVEVGEIKSAGTEAHLSTVEEAVDLMERLTAAGVHPDLLAINNGSKHGNYLEGEKISIDLERTGEIYRAVHDRFGVSIAQHGITGTPLHLIGKFAEYGIRKGNVGTQWQNVAHAGLPPELMGRMRDWARAAAKDIKFATKPFKAEIDAVPEPFASMIEKSAYDEAKRLFQAFRAEGTAEIVAGALAAQP